A section of the Malania oleifera isolate guangnan ecotype guangnan chromosome 2, ASM2987363v1, whole genome shotgun sequence genome encodes:
- the LOC131149130 gene encoding serine/threonine-protein kinase D6PKL2: MMEPWIDDLADDLQSTSFNSTTTDIINRSTSSGSETTFTATSSSLSSAKPHRFSPAADPLSDAIRRARSSASLSLSFSDLRLLHRLGSGDIGAVYLAELKSAAGHLFAAKLMDKNELASRNKEGRARTEKEILEMLGHPFLPTLYAAIESPKWSCLLTEFCPGGDLHVLRQRQSGKRFDESAVRFYASEVVVALEYVHMMGIVYRDLKPENVLVRSDGHIMLTDFDLSLKCDTSATPTAQIITPQNPAYPPPPAADYPVDPPPFAASSCILPNCIVPAVSCFHPKRKRKKKAGHRGVPEFVAEPIDVRSMSFVGTHEYLAPEIVSGEGHGSAVDWWTLGIFLFELLYGVTPFRGMDNELTLANIVARALEFPKEPAVAAAAKDLVLQLLVKDPARRLGSTMGASAVKHHPFFQGVNWALLRCTKPPFVPPPFSRDVVVSDDSCPETPVDYY; encoded by the exons ATGATGGAGCCATGGATCGACGACCTTGCCGACGACCTCCAGAGCACCAGCTTCAACTCCACCACCACCGACATCATCAACCGCAGCACCAGCTCCGGCTCTGAGACCACCTTCACTGCCACTTCCTCCTCCCTCTCCTCAGCCAAGCCCCACCGCTTCTCCCCCGCCGCCGACCCCCTCTCCGACGCCATCCGCCGCGCTAGATCCTCcgcctccctctccctctccttctccgACCTCCGCCTCCTCCACCGCCTCGGTTCCGGCGACATCGGCGCCGTCTACCTCGCGGAGCTCAAGTCCGCCGCTGGCCACCTCTTCGCCGCCAAGCTCATGGACAAAAACGAGCTCGCCAGCCGCAACAAAGAAGGCCGCGCAAGGACGGAAAAGGAAATCCTAGAGATGTTGGGCCACCCGTTCTTGCCCACGCTCTACGCCGCGATCGAGTCCCCAAAATGGTCCTGTCTCCTCACGGAGTTCTGTCCCGGCGGAGACCTTCACGTTCTCCGGCAACGGCAGTCGGGGAAGCGCTTCGATGAATCCGCCGTCAG GTTCTACGCATCGGAGGTGGTGGTGGCTCTGGAGTACGTCCACATGATGGGAATCGTGTACCGCGACCTGAAGCCGGAGAACGTCCTCGTTCGCTCCGACGGTCACATTATGCTCACCGATTTCGATCTCTCCTTGAAATGCGACACCTCCGCCACCCCCACTGCCCAAATCATCACCCCTCAAAACCCCGCCTATCCGCCCCCGCCCGCGGCAGACTACCCCGTGGACCCGCCCCCGTTCGCCGCCTCCTCCTGCATTCTCCCCAACTGCATTGTCCCCGCCGTGTCCTGCTTCCACCCCAAACGGAAGCGCAAGAAGAAGGCCGGCCACCGCGGGGTGCCGGAGTTCGTGGCGGAGCCGATCGACGTCCGTTCGATGTCCTTCGTGGGGACGCACGAGTACCTGGCGCCGGAAATCGTCTCCGGCGAGGGCCACGGGAGCGCCGTGGACTGGTGGACATTGGGGATCTTCTTATTCGAGCTATTGTACGGGGTGACGCCGTTCCGGGGAATGGACAACGAGCTGACACTGGCCAACATCGTGGCTCGAGCTCTTGAGTTTCCGAAAGAGCCGGCGGTGGCGGCGGCGGCGAAGGACCTGGTGTTACAGCTGCTGGTTAAGGATCCGGCGAGGCGGCTGGGGTCCACGATGGGGGCCTCTGCCGTGAAGCACCACCCATTTTTCCAAGGGGTGAACTGGGCGCTGTTGAGATGCACGAAGCCGCCGTTCGTACCGCCGCCATTCAGCAGAGACGTCGTGGTGTCGGACGACAGTTGTCCGGAAACTCCTGTGGATTACTATTAG